In Phyllopteryx taeniolatus isolate TA_2022b chromosome 6, UOR_Ptae_1.2, whole genome shotgun sequence, one genomic interval encodes:
- the si:dkey-79d12.4 gene encoding zinc finger protein 70, with the protein MSDVASDTELPDSPETYGDSVDYDLGRPLDSDDLSTDESSSSKSEDDHDCDYRAAQSDPSYTESDEDTNSSLTEAGDSADNPRRGQPTHDTNKDSICKECGRGPFRSLKLHLRHCTSVMGIMFQCFRCMMSFPNEAALKEHRTFLYSCDSCGQVFKHWDLHHKHPPPNRGVLRLLFFCSESMPKVCAICKCFFVNEKCLFTHVTKVHTSVVSTKVRIMKRTSGLTDNKVPSNVAATSTPVVNNKQVINGQLLTDHTYSSAKVEASFPVPARSAPQPTIPPVFDSQSQALASTKRTNTSWRSKAPRPCRQCGTMLRQPYLAICHRYLHRGRRSHRCQCGRAFKHRLHLLRHCVQHAEAESYICVNCGNTFTGARLLAKHLGTWKEKKCRGKCTMPLACSCGHFFYRASAYIWHQLKNNVKTRHLKTSLNDKH; encoded by the exons AT GAGTGACGTAGCATCAGACACGGAGCTCCCAGATAGCCCCGAGACGTATGGAGACAGCGTGGACTACGACCTGGGAAGACCTCTCGACTCTGACGACCTGAGCACGGACGAGTCATCAAGCAGCAAATCTGAGGACGATCATGACTGTGACTATAGAGCAGCTCAAAGTGATCCCAGCTACACAGAATCAGATGAGGACACGAACTCGAGCTTGACAGAGGCTGGGGATTCTGCAGACAATCCCAGACGAGGCCAGCCCACCCACGACACTAACAAGGACTCCATCTGCAAAGAGTGTGGCCGAGGGCCCTTCAGGTCCCTCAAGCTACATCTGCGGCACTGTACCAGCGTGATGGGCATAATGTTTCAGTGCTTTCGCTGCATGATGAGCTTTCCCAACGAGGCGGCTCTCAAGGAGCACCGCACCTTCTTGTACTCCTGTGACAGCTGCGGCCAGGTGTTCAAACACTGGGACCTGCACCATAAGCACCCGCCCCCCAACAGAGGCGTCTTGCGCTTGCTCTTCTTCTGCTCCGAATCCATGCCCAAAGTGTGCGCCATATGCAAGTGCTTCTTTGTCAACGAAAAGTGTCTGTTCACCCACGTCACCAAAGTTCACACGTCTGTGGTCAGCACCAAGGTGCGCATCATGAAAAGAACGTCAGGATTGACTGACAATAAAGTGCCGTCCAATGTCGCCGCCACGAGTACTCCCGTCGTCAACAATAAGCAGGTCATTAATGGACAGCTGTTGACGGACCATACGTATTCTTCTGCTAAAGTCGAGGCAAGCTTCCCTGTCCCAGCACGCTCAGCTCCACAACCCACCATTCCGCCCGTGTTTGATAGTCAAAGCCAGGCGCTGGCCTCGACGAAGCGCACGAACACAAGCTGGCGCTCCAAAGCGCCGCGACCCTGCAGGCAGTGCGGCACCATGCTGCGGCAGCCCTACCTCGCCATTTGCCACCGCTACCTCCACCGCGGCCGCCGCTCGCACCGGTGCCAGTGCGGCCGGGCTTTCAAGCACCGGCTACACCTCCTGCGGCACTGCGTGCAGCACGCCGAGGCCGAGAGCTACATCTGCGTCAACTGCGGCAACACGTTCACCGGAGCTAGACTCTTAGCCAAGCACCTGGGGacatggaaggaaaaaaaatgtcgagGAAAGTGCACGATGCCCCTCGCGTGCAGCTGTGGACATTTCTTTTATAGGGCCTCTGCCTACATATGGCATCAActtaaaaacaatgtgaaaaccaGACATTTGAAAACCTCTTTAAATGACAAGCACTAG